Proteins encoded in a region of the Acidobacteriota bacterium genome:
- a CDS encoding carbon monoxide dehydrogenase, with the protein MSSATLFKTDPSLTRRTFLRVSTTAAGGLLVSLYFDLPLGAQQPEKPKAGQEGQGPKPEPKVYPPEAFVHIRPDGKIVIQVNRLEFGQGVQTALPMLLADEMDADWSQVIAELAPAADVYRDPLFGIQMVGGSGSIAHSFQQYRELGAKTRAMLIAAAAAQWNVTPAQCRAESSIVYGPNGQSAKYAELADAAAHLPVPENVQLKKESDLRLANKNVRRLDSRAKCNGSQKFGLDLDLPEMKVALVAHPPVFGAKVKNFDANAARAISGVQEVFEIPLVRGTGVAVVADRFWTAKQARDRLRAEWDTTSVERPDTTQLFAKYRELARTPGNVAIARGDAKAMDSISPANRILADYEFPYLAHTPMEPLNTTVRFDGDRAEVWAGSQFQTVDQMAIAEVLGLKPQQVTFHTEMAGGGFGRRATPDSHVQREAATIAKRLRGTPVKLIWTREDDVQGGYYRPMYVHRIEIGMGADGMPAAWRHVIVGQSIVAGTPFAPMMVKNGVDSTAVEGTADTHYAIANFQVSAHHPAVNVPVLWWRSVGHTHTAFVMETLIDELARRAKADPIAYRLKLLSPDAKKLRGCLALLEEKTVSWRNSVDRNHAVGIACHESFETGVACAVEVSIEDKRPRIHRATIAVDLGFAVNPLTIESQMQGGVTFGITQVMPGGAITLKDGRVEQRNWDGYTPPYMKDAPVVAEVHIVPSSEKPSGCGEPPVPVIAPAIVNALSRLTGKRYRTLPLTEI; encoded by the coding sequence ATGTCATCCGCAACCCTTTTCAAGACTGATCCAAGTCTCACTCGGCGGACCTTTCTGCGCGTCTCGACCACAGCGGCAGGCGGCCTGCTGGTCTCGCTGTATTTCGATCTTCCTCTCGGCGCGCAGCAACCAGAAAAGCCCAAAGCCGGACAGGAAGGCCAAGGACCGAAACCGGAACCCAAAGTGTATCCGCCGGAAGCGTTCGTGCACATCCGTCCTGACGGCAAGATTGTGATCCAAGTCAATCGGCTGGAATTCGGGCAGGGTGTGCAGACCGCACTGCCCATGCTGCTGGCTGATGAGATGGATGCTGACTGGTCGCAGGTGATTGCCGAGCTTGCTCCTGCGGCCGATGTCTATCGCGACCCGCTGTTTGGCATCCAGATGGTGGGCGGTTCCGGTTCGATTGCGCACTCCTTCCAGCAGTATCGTGAGCTCGGCGCCAAAACGCGCGCCATGCTGATCGCTGCCGCGGCTGCGCAGTGGAACGTAACGCCCGCGCAGTGCCGCGCCGAATCCAGCATCGTGTATGGACCAAATGGCCAGTCGGCAAAATACGCCGAGCTGGCGGACGCCGCAGCCCATCTGCCTGTACCTGAAAATGTTCAGCTCAAGAAGGAGAGCGATCTTCGGCTCGCGAACAAGAATGTGCGTCGTCTTGATAGCCGCGCAAAGTGCAATGGCTCACAGAAGTTTGGGCTCGACCTGGATCTTCCCGAAATGAAGGTCGCGCTGGTGGCGCATCCTCCGGTGTTCGGAGCGAAGGTCAAAAACTTCGATGCCAATGCAGCGCGAGCAATTTCCGGCGTGCAAGAAGTTTTTGAGATTCCACTCGTTCGTGGAACTGGAGTCGCGGTCGTGGCAGACCGATTCTGGACAGCAAAGCAAGCCCGCGACCGCCTGCGAGCTGAATGGGACACTACCAGCGTCGAGCGTCCCGACACAACGCAACTGTTCGCCAAATATCGCGAGTTGGCGCGAACGCCCGGCAATGTCGCGATTGCGCGTGGCGATGCCAAGGCGATGGATAGCATTTCACCCGCGAATCGGATCCTTGCTGACTACGAATTTCCATATCTGGCGCACACGCCGATGGAGCCCTTGAACACCACCGTTCGATTCGATGGTGATCGCGCCGAGGTTTGGGCCGGCTCGCAATTTCAGACAGTCGATCAAATGGCGATTGCCGAAGTGCTTGGCCTGAAGCCACAACAAGTGACGTTTCACACCGAGATGGCAGGCGGCGGGTTCGGCCGGCGTGCTACTCCCGACTCGCACGTTCAGCGTGAAGCTGCGACGATTGCGAAGCGTTTGCGCGGCACTCCGGTCAAATTGATCTGGACGCGCGAAGACGATGTGCAGGGCGGCTACTATCGCCCGATGTATGTCCATCGAATCGAGATCGGCATGGGCGCTGATGGAATGCCGGCGGCGTGGCGGCATGTGATTGTCGGACAGTCAATCGTCGCGGGAACACCCTTCGCGCCAATGATGGTGAAGAACGGCGTGGATTCCACCGCCGTCGAAGGCACTGCCGATACGCACTATGCCATCGCAAACTTCCAGGTTTCTGCGCACCATCCCGCGGTGAATGTTCCGGTGCTGTGGTGGCGGTCGGTAGGGCACACGCACACTGCGTTCGTGATGGAAACTCTGATTGATGAACTGGCGAGGCGCGCCAAAGCCGATCCCATCGCATACCGGCTGAAGCTGCTCTCGCCAGATGCGAAGAAGCTCCGAGGCTGTTTGGCTCTTCTCGAAGAAAAAACTGTCTCCTGGCGCAACAGCGTTGACCGCAACCATGCGGTCGGAATTGCCTGCCATGAGAGCTTCGAGACCGGCGTAGCCTGCGCTGTTGAAGTCTCAATAGAAGACAAGCGACCGAGAATTCATCGCGCGACGATCGCCGTCGATCTTGGATTCGCTGTGAATCCACTCACCATCGAGAGCCAGATGCAGGGTGGAGTGACGTTTGGCATAACGCAGGTGATGCCTGGGGGAGCCATCACGCTGAAGGATGGACGGGTGGAACAACGCAACTGGGATGGCTACACACCGCCGTATATGAAGGATGCTCCGGTCGTGGCGGAGGTCCACATCGTGCCCAGTTCCGAAAAGCCTTCTGGTTGCGGCGAACCGCCGGTCCCCGTGATCGCGCCAGCGATTGTCAACGCGCTGTCGCGGCTCACAGGCAAGCGCTATCGCACCCTTCCTCTAACTGAGATCTGA
- a CDS encoding transporter, whose translation MKGPVFPLLLVIFISGCAVGPNYKKPAINTPTVYRGLTPDEAGKTDAKSLADEKWWDVFQDDQLKELIKTALQQNYDVRRAASRVLQAQALLGITRADQFPTVSGEAAALNLRNSRQGIFPAIDTNTNRVGLAFDWELDFWGKFRRATESARASLLATEWAQREIITELIANLTGAYFQLRALDLQLDISRRTLASRQDSLRLTNLLAQGGATSMLDVRQAEQLVFTAASEVPLLEQQIEQEENFISILLGNNPAPVSRGKQLTEQYHPPTVPAGLPSSLLERRPDIHQAEQQLIAFNAQIGVARAAYFPQISLTASSGYQSSALTNLFTSPAGFWSFGSTLAQPIFTGGRLRSNVRFAEARQQESLLFYQQTVQGAFRDVSDSLIAYRKTQEFREQQKLLVDSVQDATRLSHLRYTGGATSYLEVLTNDTNYFAAQLGLVQAQLNELLSLVQLYKGLGGGWQQ comes from the coding sequence ATGAAAGGCCCTGTTTTTCCGCTGCTGCTCGTGATCTTCATTTCGGGGTGTGCTGTCGGTCCGAACTACAAGAAGCCGGCGATCAATACGCCAACCGTCTATCGCGGATTGACTCCGGACGAAGCGGGCAAGACTGACGCCAAATCTCTGGCGGACGAGAAATGGTGGGACGTATTCCAGGACGATCAACTGAAGGAACTCATCAAGACCGCGCTTCAACAGAATTACGATGTCCGCCGTGCCGCAAGTCGCGTTCTTCAGGCTCAAGCACTCCTCGGCATCACGCGTGCCGATCAGTTTCCCACAGTCTCCGGCGAGGCGGCAGCCTTAAATCTACGCAATTCCCGGCAGGGGATATTTCCTGCAATCGACACAAACACGAACCGCGTTGGACTGGCCTTCGACTGGGAGTTGGATTTTTGGGGAAAATTCCGCCGTGCGACGGAATCAGCGCGGGCAAGCCTTCTTGCTACCGAATGGGCGCAGCGCGAGATCATTACTGAGCTGATTGCGAATCTTACAGGCGCTTATTTTCAGTTACGCGCGCTCGACCTCCAGCTCGATATTTCCCGGCGCACGCTCGCATCGCGTCAGGATTCCCTTAGATTAACCAACCTGCTGGCCCAGGGGGGTGCAACCTCCATGCTCGACGTACGTCAAGCCGAGCAACTGGTCTTCACTGCAGCCTCAGAGGTTCCGTTGCTGGAGCAGCAGATTGAGCAGGAAGAGAACTTCATCAGTATCCTTTTGGGAAACAATCCGGCTCCGGTATCACGCGGCAAGCAGTTGACGGAACAGTACCATCCTCCCACCGTTCCTGCGGGCCTTCCTTCCTCTTTGCTGGAGCGGCGGCCGGACATCCATCAGGCCGAACAGCAGTTGATCGCGTTCAACGCTCAAATCGGTGTGGCGAGAGCCGCATACTTCCCGCAGATCTCTCTTACCGCAAGCTCGGGATACCAAAGCTCGGCACTGACCAACCTATTCACTAGTCCCGCCGGATTCTGGAGCTTTGGTTCAACGCTGGCACAGCCAATCTTCACTGGGGGTAGACTGCGATCAAACGTTCGCTTCGCCGAAGCCCGCCAGCAGGAGAGCTTGCTTTTCTATCAGCAGACCGTTCAGGGCGCTTTTCGCGACGTCTCCGACTCGCTGATTGCATATCGCAAGACTCAGGAATTTCGCGAGCAGCAAAAGTTGCTCGTGGACTCGGTGCAGGACGCGACTCGTCTCTCGCATTTGCGGTACACAGGTGGCGCGACCAGTTATCTGGAAGTGCTCACCAACGACACAAACTATTTCGCGGCCCAGCTGGGCTTGGTACAAGCTCAACTCAACGAGCTACTGTCGCTGGTCCAGCTCTACAAGGGCTTAGGCGGAGGCTGGCAACAATAA
- a CDS encoding hydrophobe/amphiphile efflux-1 family RND transporter: MSKFFINRPIVAMVIAIVTVIVGAVTIIGLPIAQFPNIAPPEIQILATYVGADAETLEQAVATPIEQQMSGVDNMNYMYSLNATGNSQTTLIVNFDVKTDPNNDLILAQSRETQAASQLPTDVTNYGITVRKSVTAPLMLISVNSPHGTYDAKFLANYAYINLVDPITRSPGIGQVQVFGAGQYAMRMWVKPDQLAKLAITVPEIVNAVQTQNTVNPAGKVGGEPIPSGQQFAYAVRAQGRLTSPEEFGQIVVRESPDGGVVRVKDVARIELGAQDYTVAGRLNGHPSAIVAVYQLPGSNAVDAANGVKKLIADLKTRFPQDMDFAIALDTTRSVVQGIKEIILTLVIAIALVILVVFLFLQGWRATLIPLLAVPVSLVGTFVFFPLFGFSINTLSLFGLVLAIGLVVDDAIVVVEAVERHIEDGMSPKDASLRAMEEISGPVVGIALVLSAVFIPTAFIPGITGRLYQQFAITIAISVLISAFNALSLSPALAALLLRPREKSRGLLRRFFDWFNRTFERATNGYVKVCGALIRKSAVALVMLGAFAAAAAFFSHKVPSSFLPDEDQGYLYVNLQLPSAASTERTERVARKIESILANTPGVESTTSVVGFSLLSFTRSTYNAFFWVTLKQWDDRKSREEQFQVIKARLNRQLSQIPEGIAFDFSPPAIPGVGTSGGFTFVLEDRAGKDVQFLASNLNTFLAAARKRPEIGSVNTTFLGSVPQQFIDVDRDKVIKQGVAINDVYRTVQAFMGGLFINYFNRFGRQWQVYIEAEGDYRTNAENVGQFYVKNRNGTMVPLSAITRFEARPGPEFTMRYNLFRCAQINGSAAPGYSSNQAMAALEQVFSQTMPAEMGYDYLGISFQEKKAQQGVSPGVIFGLSLLFVFLILAALYESWTLPFSVLLSTPVAVFGAFVVLWLRRMLISAFYPPYMVQIESDVYSQIGLVMLIGLAAKNAILIVEFAKDEHDKGKPLVDAALEGARLRLRPILMTSLAFIFGCIPLWTATGAGSVARQIMGTTVIGGMLAASAIGIFFIPAMFYLVSRSKTKEPADVVEMRAARAGDD, from the coding sequence GTCGAAGTTCTTCATTAATCGTCCAATCGTTGCGATGGTCATCGCCATCGTTACGGTCATTGTGGGCGCGGTGACAATTATCGGCCTTCCGATCGCGCAGTTTCCCAATATCGCCCCTCCCGAAATTCAGATACTAGCCACTTACGTAGGCGCAGACGCGGAGACTCTCGAGCAAGCGGTTGCCACTCCTATCGAGCAGCAGATGAGCGGAGTGGACAACATGAACTACATGTATTCGTTGAATGCGACCGGGAACTCACAGACTACGTTGATAGTGAACTTTGACGTAAAGACCGATCCGAACAACGACCTGATTCTTGCCCAATCCAGGGAAACACAGGCTGCATCACAGCTCCCGACCGACGTTACCAACTACGGAATCACTGTGCGCAAATCGGTAACGGCACCTCTAATGCTGATATCGGTGAACTCGCCCCACGGCACATACGATGCGAAGTTTCTCGCTAACTACGCATACATCAACCTTGTCGATCCGATTACGCGCTCGCCGGGAATTGGGCAGGTCCAGGTTTTTGGCGCGGGCCAATACGCGATGCGTATGTGGGTGAAGCCGGATCAGCTTGCCAAACTGGCGATCACCGTCCCGGAGATTGTGAATGCGGTTCAAACGCAAAACACAGTCAACCCTGCTGGGAAAGTTGGGGGAGAGCCTATCCCTTCAGGACAGCAGTTCGCCTATGCGGTTCGCGCACAGGGACGACTGACTTCTCCGGAAGAATTCGGGCAGATTGTGGTGCGCGAATCGCCGGACGGTGGCGTGGTGCGCGTAAAAGACGTAGCCCGGATCGAGCTTGGAGCGCAGGACTACACGGTGGCTGGGCGGTTGAATGGACATCCGAGTGCCATAGTTGCGGTCTATCAACTTCCCGGATCGAACGCCGTCGACGCTGCAAACGGCGTCAAGAAGTTGATCGCCGACCTGAAAACCCGTTTTCCCCAGGATATGGATTTTGCCATCGCGCTCGATACGACGCGATCGGTGGTCCAGGGAATCAAGGAGATCATCCTCACTCTGGTCATCGCGATTGCGCTGGTAATCCTTGTCGTTTTTCTCTTTCTACAAGGATGGCGAGCCACGCTTATTCCGCTGCTGGCTGTGCCGGTCTCCCTGGTGGGCACATTTGTCTTCTTTCCGCTATTTGGATTTTCGATCAACACGCTCTCGCTGTTTGGTCTGGTGTTGGCGATCGGCCTGGTGGTGGATGATGCGATCGTGGTCGTGGAAGCCGTAGAGCGCCACATCGAAGACGGCATGTCACCGAAAGACGCTTCCCTGAGAGCAATGGAAGAGATCTCCGGTCCTGTAGTGGGAATTGCGCTGGTGTTATCGGCGGTCTTCATACCTACGGCCTTCATTCCGGGGATCACGGGAAGGCTGTATCAGCAGTTCGCGATCACGATTGCCATCTCAGTGCTGATCTCCGCGTTCAACGCCCTCAGCCTCAGTCCGGCATTGGCTGCGCTGCTGCTCCGGCCCAGAGAAAAAAGCCGCGGCCTGTTGAGAAGGTTCTTTGATTGGTTCAATCGCACATTTGAAAGAGCCACGAATGGCTACGTTAAAGTTTGTGGCGCCCTCATTCGCAAATCTGCCGTCGCTCTGGTGATGCTTGGAGCTTTTGCAGCAGCCGCTGCATTTTTCAGTCACAAAGTGCCTTCCAGCTTCCTTCCCGACGAAGACCAGGGATATCTATACGTCAACCTGCAACTGCCCAGCGCAGCCTCAACTGAGCGTACGGAACGAGTGGCACGAAAGATTGAGAGCATCCTGGCAAATACTCCGGGCGTGGAGTCGACCACGAGCGTTGTTGGTTTCAGTCTGCTCAGCTTCACGCGTTCTACTTACAACGCATTCTTCTGGGTCACGCTGAAGCAGTGGGACGATCGGAAGAGCCGGGAAGAGCAGTTCCAGGTGATCAAGGCACGCCTGAATCGCCAGCTCAGCCAAATCCCGGAAGGAATTGCCTTCGACTTCTCTCCGCCTGCCATTCCGGGTGTTGGCACTTCGGGCGGATTCACATTTGTTCTTGAGGATCGTGCCGGCAAGGACGTGCAATTCCTCGCGTCCAACCTGAACACATTCCTGGCCGCAGCACGGAAGCGTCCGGAGATTGGAAGTGTGAATACTACTTTTCTGGGCAGCGTTCCGCAGCAATTCATCGACGTAGATCGCGACAAGGTAATCAAGCAGGGTGTCGCCATCAACGACGTTTACCGAACAGTTCAGGCTTTCATGGGTGGCCTGTTCATCAATTACTTCAATCGCTTTGGACGACAGTGGCAGGTCTATATCGAGGCGGAGGGCGATTACCGTACCAACGCGGAGAACGTGGGGCAGTTCTACGTCAAAAACCGAAACGGAACTATGGTGCCGCTCTCTGCAATCACCAGGTTTGAAGCGCGGCCTGGACCCGAATTCACCATGCGCTATAACCTCTTTCGCTGCGCGCAAATCAACGGCAGCGCGGCGCCAGGTTACAGTTCCAACCAGGCGATGGCAGCCTTAGAGCAAGTGTTTTCCCAGACGATGCCTGCCGAAATGGGATACGACTATCTGGGCATCTCATTCCAGGAGAAGAAGGCGCAGCAGGGTGTCTCGCCGGGGGTAATCTTCGGACTATCACTTCTCTTCGTGTTTCTGATCCTTGCGGCGCTCTATGAAAGCTGGACGTTGCCGTTTAGCGTCCTGCTCAGTACGCCAGTCGCGGTATTCGGAGCGTTTGTGGTTCTCTGGCTCCGACGCATGCTGATCAGTGCCTTCTACCCGCCCTACATGGTGCAAATCGAAAGCGATGTTTATTCCCAAATTGGATTGGTCATGTTGATCGGCCTTGCCGCCAAGAATGCCATTCTGATCGTTGAATTCGCCAAGGACGAGCACGATAAGGGTAAGCCCCTGGTCGATGCGGCCCTGGAAGGAGCCCGACTGCGGCTGCGGCCAATCCTTATGACCTCCCTGGCCTTCATCTTCGGATGCATCCCTTTGTGGACGGCGACCGGAGCAGGGTCGGTGGCTCGGCAGATCATGGGAACGACGGTCATCGGCGGAATGCTCGCGGCGAGTGCGATTGGGATTTTCTTCATCCCCGCGATGTTCTACCTGGTTTCCCGATCCAAGACGAAAGAACCGGCTGATGTGGTTGAGATGCGAGCCGCGCGAGCAGGAGATGATTAA